One Marinitoga hydrogenitolerans DSM 16785 genomic window carries:
- the kamD gene encoding lysine 5,6-aminomutase subunit alpha: MSKLGLDLKKVKYARELAKKIAEDVQNFVDKRSTVSVERTICRLLGIDGIDENEVPLPNIVVEHIKENGLLEQGAAFLLGNAIIETGLTPQEIAEKISKEELDLSKIKVYSLEKSQEAIKPFVDEMIKKIQNSRKKRNEYLEKLGEGAQPYLYVIVATGNIYEDVVQAQAAARQGADIIAVIRTTGQSLLDFVPYGATTEGFGGTYATQENFRIMRKTLDEVGEEVGRYIRLVNYASGLCMPEISAMGAMERLDVMLNDALYGILFRDINMKRTIIDQYFSRVINGFSGIIINTGEDNYLTTADAYEEAHTVLTSDFINEQLALMAGIPEEQMGLGHAFEMNPDLTNGFLYELAQAQMLREIFPKAPLKYMPPTKYMTGNIFKGHVQDALFNVISIWTHQGIQLLGMLTEAIHTPFMSDRYLSIENARYIFNNLKNLGDEIEFKKDGIIQKRAQEVLDKSIELLEKMVKDGLFVSLSKGTFANIKRPIDGGKGLDGVFEKGENYINPFIKIMLEAERP, from the coding sequence ATGAGTAAATTAGGATTAGACTTAAAAAAGGTAAAATATGCAAGAGAATTGGCAAAAAAAATTGCTGAAGATGTCCAAAATTTTGTAGATAAAAGATCAACAGTATCTGTTGAAAGAACAATATGTAGATTGCTTGGAATTGATGGTATAGATGAAAATGAAGTTCCTTTACCAAATATAGTAGTTGAGCATATAAAAGAAAATGGATTATTAGAACAAGGGGCAGCATTTTTATTAGGGAATGCAATAATAGAAACTGGATTAACACCACAAGAAATAGCAGAAAAGATTTCCAAAGAAGAATTGGATCTATCAAAAATAAAGGTCTACTCATTAGAAAAATCGCAAGAAGCTATAAAACCATTTGTGGACGAAATGATAAAAAAAATACAAAATAGTAGAAAAAAAAGAAATGAATATTTAGAAAAATTAGGTGAAGGTGCTCAACCCTACCTTTATGTTATAGTTGCTACTGGAAATATATATGAAGATGTTGTCCAGGCACAAGCTGCTGCAAGGCAGGGAGCAGATATTATTGCTGTTATTAGAACAACAGGACAAAGTCTATTGGATTTTGTGCCATATGGCGCAACAACAGAAGGTTTTGGTGGAACATATGCAACACAAGAAAATTTCAGAATAATGAGAAAAACATTAGACGAAGTAGGCGAAGAAGTTGGAAGATACATAAGACTTGTTAATTATGCATCTGGATTGTGTATGCCAGAAATTTCTGCTATGGGGGCTATGGAAAGACTTGACGTAATGTTAAATGATGCACTATATGGAATATTATTTAGAGACATAAATATGAAAAGAACAATAATAGACCAATACTTCTCAAGAGTTATAAATGGATTTTCTGGCATTATAATAAATACCGGAGAAGACAATTATCTAACAACAGCAGATGCATACGAAGAAGCACATACAGTATTAACCTCAGATTTTATTAATGAACAGTTAGCATTGATGGCTGGAATACCAGAAGAACAAATGGGATTGGGACATGCATTTGAAATGAATCCAGATCTTACAAATGGTTTCTTGTATGAACTTGCGCAGGCACAAATGTTAAGAGAAATATTCCCTAAAGCACCGTTGAAATATATGCCGCCAACAAAATATATGACAGGAAATATATTTAAAGGTCATGTTCAGGATGCATTGTTTAATGTAATATCAATTTGGACACATCAGGGTATTCAATTACTTGGAATGCTAACAGAAGCAATACATACACCATTTATGTCAGATAGATATCTATCAATAGAAAATGCTAGATACATATTCAATAATTTAAAAAATCTTGGAGATGAAATAGAATTCAAAAAAGATGGAATTATTCAAAAAAGAGCACAAGAAGTGTTAGATAAATCAATAGAATTATTAGAAAAAATGGTAAAAGATGGATTGTTTGTATCATTATCAAAAGGGACATTTGCAAATATAAAAAGACCAATTGATGGTGGAAAAGGATTAGATGGAGTGTTTGAAAAAGGAGAAAATTACATTAATCCTTTTATTAAAATAATGTTGGAGGCTGAAAGACCATGA
- the kamE gene encoding lysine 5,6-aminomutase subunit beta encodes MSGGLYSTEKKDFDKTLNLKAIKPYGDTMNDGKTQLSFTLPVPDGDEAVEAAKQLMKKMGFDEPMVVYHKELTKGFTFIIAYGSCTHTVDYTSIHVPKVESTTWSMEETDEFIKKNIGRKIRVIGACIGTDAHTVGIDAIMNMKGYAGHYGLERYKMFETLNMGSQVLCEEFVAKAIEFNADVLLVSQIVTQKNIHIKNLTELVELLEAEGIRDKVILIAGGPRITYELVKEIGYDAGFGANTYADDVASYIAQEMYKRQQEKNQGGKKE; translated from the coding sequence ATGAGTGGAGGATTATATTCTACAGAGAAAAAAGATTTTGATAAAACATTAAATTTAAAAGCAATAAAACCATATGGAGATACAATGAATGATGGTAAAACACAGCTTAGCTTTACTTTACCAGTTCCAGATGGAGATGAAGCTGTAGAAGCAGCAAAACAATTAATGAAAAAAATGGGGTTTGATGAACCTATGGTAGTTTATCATAAAGAATTAACAAAAGGTTTCACATTTATAATTGCATATGGTAGTTGTACCCATACAGTAGATTATACATCTATTCATGTGCCAAAGGTAGAATCAACAACATGGTCAATGGAAGAAACAGATGAATTTATTAAAAAGAATATAGGAAGAAAAATTAGAGTAATAGGTGCATGTATAGGAACAGATGCACATACTGTTGGTATAGATGCAATAATGAATATGAAAGGTTATGCAGGACATTATGGCTTGGAAAGATACAAAATGTTTGAGACATTAAATATGGGAAGTCAGGTATTATGTGAGGAATTTGTAGCAAAAGCAATAGAATTCAATGCAGATGTATTACTTGTTTCTCAAATAGTTACTCAAAAAAACATACATATAAAAAATCTTACAGAATTAGTAGAATTATTAGAAGCAGAAGGTATAAGAGACAAAGTAATATTAATAGCAGGTGGACCAAGAATAACATATGAATTAGTAAAAGAAATAGGGTATGATGCAGGATTTGGCGCTAACACATATGCGGATGATGTAGCTTCATATATAGCTCAGGAAATGTATAAAAGACAACAAGAAAAAAACCAAGGAGGTAAAAAAGAATGA
- a CDS encoding acetyl-CoA C-acetyltransferase, with protein MEKVYIVGAKRTAIGSFGGTLKDKKAAELGAEAIKGAIKQAGITPEQIDQTIVGNVLMAGQGMGPARQAEIYAGIPVEKPAYTVHMVCGSGMKAIMLGANEIKLGNAEIIVTAGMESMSNAPMLLPAKSRFGLKFGNIEMIDHMVYDGLTDVFNQYHMGITAENIVEKYGLTREEQDEFAAISQQRAEKAIKEGKFKDEIVPIEIKTRKETKIFDTDEYPRFGTTKETLAKLRPAFKKDGTVTAGNSSGINDGASAIIIASETAVKKYGLTPLAEIIAYEQGGVDPSIMGMGPVAAITNLIEKKGIKLEQMELLELNEAFAAQSLGVIKELSEKYGLTKEWFMERTNVNGGAIALGHPIGASGNRITVTLLYEMKKRNVEYGLASLCIGGGMGTAIVIKNL; from the coding sequence ATGGAAAAAGTATATATAGTAGGTGCAAAAAGAACAGCAATAGGAAGTTTTGGAGGGACACTAAAAGACAAAAAAGCAGCGGAATTAGGAGCAGAAGCAATAAAAGGAGCGATAAAACAAGCGGGAATAACACCAGAGCAAATAGATCAAACAATAGTAGGAAACGTATTAATGGCAGGACAGGGAATGGGACCAGCAAGGCAAGCAGAAATATATGCTGGGATACCAGTAGAAAAGCCAGCATACACAGTACACATGGTATGTGGAAGTGGAATGAAAGCGATAATGTTAGGAGCAAATGAAATAAAATTAGGAAATGCAGAAATAATAGTAACAGCAGGAATGGAAAGTATGTCAAATGCTCCTATGTTACTGCCAGCAAAATCAAGATTTGGGTTAAAATTTGGAAACATAGAAATGATAGATCACATGGTATATGATGGATTAACAGATGTTTTTAATCAATATCACATGGGAATAACAGCAGAAAACATAGTAGAAAAATATGGATTAACAAGAGAAGAACAGGACGAATTTGCAGCAATAAGTCAACAAAGAGCAGAAAAAGCAATAAAAGAAGGGAAGTTTAAAGATGAAATAGTACCAATAGAAATAAAAACAAGAAAAGAAACAAAAATATTTGATACAGATGAATATCCAAGATTTGGAACAACTAAAGAAACATTAGCAAAATTAAGACCAGCATTCAAAAAAGATGGAACAGTAACAGCAGGGAACTCATCAGGAATAAACGACGGAGCAAGTGCAATAATAATAGCCTCAGAAACAGCAGTAAAAAAATATGGATTAACCCCATTAGCAGAGATAATAGCATATGAACAGGGAGGCGTTGATCCAAGTATAATGGGAATGGGACCAGTAGCAGCAATAACAAATCTTATAGAAAAAAAAGGAATAAAATTAGAGCAAATGGAATTATTGGAATTAAACGAAGCATTCGCAGCGCAATCATTAGGAGTAATAAAAGAACTTAGTGAAAAATATGGACTTACAAAAGAATGGTTTATGGAAAGAACCAATGTCAATGGAGGAGCAATAGCATTAGGACATCCAATAGGAGCGTCAGGGAACAGGATAACAGTAACTTTATTATACGAAATGAAAAAGAGAAATGTAGAATATGGATTAGCTTCATTATGTATAGGTGGAGGAATGGGAA
- the fabG gene encoding 3-oxoacyl-[acyl-carrier-protein] reductase translates to MRLEGKVCIVTGGARGLGKAMVEKFAKEGAKKVYACDLNEEALKELEKTYENVKGYKLSVTDRKAIEEFKEKVIKEEGKVDVLVNNAGITRDALIQKMSEEDWDMVIDVNLKGVFNMTQQFGPEMMKAGKGSIINISSVVGIYGNIGQTNYAATKGGVIAMTKTWAKEFARKGAQVRVNAIAPGFIKTPMTKDLPEKVIELVKSKTVLQRMGEPEEIANTALFLASDESSFITGQVISVDGGLVL, encoded by the coding sequence ATGAGATTAGAAGGGAAAGTATGTATAGTAACAGGAGGAGCAAGAGGATTAGGAAAAGCCATGGTAGAAAAATTTGCAAAAGAAGGAGCTAAAAAAGTATATGCATGTGATTTAAATGAAGAAGCATTAAAAGAATTAGAAAAGACATATGAAAATGTGAAAGGTTATAAATTAAGCGTAACGGATAGAAAAGCAATAGAAGAATTTAAAGAAAAAGTAATAAAAGAAGAAGGAAAAGTTGATGTATTAGTAAATAATGCAGGAATAACAAGAGATGCATTAATACAAAAAATGAGTGAAGAAGATTGGGATATGGTAATAGATGTAAACTTAAAAGGTGTATTTAATATGACACAACAATTTGGACCAGAAATGATGAAAGCGGGCAAAGGATCAATAATAAACATATCATCAGTAGTTGGAATATATGGGAACATAGGACAAACAAACTATGCAGCAACAAAGGGTGGAGTAATAGCAATGACAAAAACATGGGCAAAAGAATTTGCAAGAAAAGGAGCACAGGTAAGAGTAAATGCAATAGCCCCAGGATTCATAAAAACACCAATGACAAAAGACTTACCAGAAAAAGTAATAGAATTAGTAAAAAGCAAAACAGTATTACAAAGAATGGGAGAACCAGAAGAAATAGCAAATACAGCGTTATTCTTGGCAAGTGATGAAAGTAGTTTCATAACTGGGCAAGTGATAAGCGTAGATGGGGGATTAGTATTATAA